CCGCTAGGAGGCTGTTGCGCATAGGCGCGCCAGCGAGGTTGCGAGATGCGAGGCGAGGTTCGGCGCACGCCCGTAGCGCACGAGGGCGCGTATCATCATACGGTACCGAAGGGCGCGAGGACGTACGCCGAAGATCGCCCGCAGATCGCGACCGCAGCCAGCGGCTATGCGCAACAGCCTCCTAGCCGCCGGCTTGGTCGCGGGCCCGCTGTCGTGGTACGCAACGTGCGGCCCTCGTCGCCCGCCCCACGCCCATGGCCCGTCCCGTCATCTCCGTCGTCACCCTCACGTGGAACAGCGCCCGGTTCGTCGACCCGCTGCTCGACACGCTGCTGGCCGATGCCCGCGCCTCGGACGTCCCGATCGAGGTGATCGCGGTCGACAACGGCTCGACCGACGACACGGTCGAGCGCCTCGCGCGCCACCGGGACCGCCACCCCGAGGTCCAACTGGTGCCGCTGAGCCGCAATCACGGCACCACCGTGAGCCGCAACATCGGCATCCGGATGGCCCGCGGCGACTACGTCCTCGTGCTCGACAGCGACACCGAAATTCCACCGGGCACGCTGCGGGGGTTGGTCGACGCGCCGGCCCGCATCCCCGATCCCGATCGCGTCGGCATCATCTGCCCGCGGCTGGTCTACCCGGACGGTGGGTTTCAGGAGTCGGCGCGGCGGTTTCCCACCGTGCTCACGAAGGTGTACCGCCTGCTCGACATCGAGCGGCTTCGCGCGCGCAACGAGTCGATCGACGCGGTGCTCGCCGGCGAGACGACCCCGGTGGACTACGCGATCTCCGCCTGCTGGCTCGTTCCGCGTACCACGTTCGACCGCGTCGGTCTGCTCGACGAGACGATCTTCTACTCGCCCGAGGACGTCGAGTTTTGCGCGCGCTGCTGGCGGGCCGGCCTCGCCGTCTGGTACTACCCGGCGGTACAGGTCGTCCACAACTGCCAGCGCATCACCAACAAGCGGCCGCTTTCGCGCATGGGGCTGAGCCACGCCAAGGGTCTGGTGCGCTATTGGTGGCGCTACCGCGCGTTCTGGTCGCCGCCGCGCGGCATCCACCGCGAGCCGGATCGCGGCTGACTCACACCACGTCGATGAGCGCCGGATCGAGGGTTCCGGATCCGTAGACCTGGCGGTAGTAGCGCAGGAACTTGACCACGCGCGACTGATCGTCGTCGAGGTCGTAGATCGCCTTGCGGGCCCCCGCGATCGGCATCAACAAGTTGCGCACGCACCAGGTGTCGATCGCGACCGGATCGGTGCCGGCGACGACCGTGCGCGTGCGAAACGCCGAGTCGGCCGCCAGGCGGATGTCCTCCCGCTCGCCGTCCCACGCGGCGCCGCGCGGCCCCGGCGGCGTCGCCGCCACCCACTCGGCCACCGTGACGATCAGGTCGGGCGCGCGCACCTCGCGGGCGAACTGGGCGAGCGGCCCGGCCATGCGCCACTTCGCGTTCGGGCTGCCGAAGTGGTGGACGGACAGGTAGTCCTGCACGCGCGGGTCCGTACCGAGCCGGCCGGCGCTCATGTCGACCACGCCCATCGTCGACTTGCACGCGCCGGTGAAGCCGGTCGCCTCGTGCTCGTTGGCCGTCGTCATGTTGATCCACGTCAGCTTGCGGCCCGCGGACTCGACGCCGCCGTCCGTGCGCCGCAGCGCGCCCCGGCGAAAGTCGACGATCAGTCCGCTCACCGGCGAGGTGAACACCGGGTACGTCAGCGGCGTCTGCGCCCAGTCGACCCAACTGCGCTTGACCCGGAACGCCGCGTCGAAGTCCCACACGTAGCCGTCGCGGATCTCGCCCGGCGCGATCGGGCCCCGGCCGTCGCCGCCGTAGACGCCGTGGGCGTGGTCGGGATCGTGCCAGTGGTCGCCGGACAACGCGCTGAGGCCGGCATCGACGAGGCCGACGAATCCGACCGGCTTGCCGCGGAAGTAGTCGATCAGGTCGCCGAGCCGGGTCATGCCGGGCACGTCCACGTTGCGCTCGCTCGGGCGCGTCCACGCGCGCGACAGGCCCGAGCCGTCCGGCAGGCGAAAGTGGGTGTTTTCGAACACGACGATCTCGCCCGCGAAGTCCGGCCGCTCGAGCACGTGCTCGATCATGCGCCGGACCGCGGCGACGTTCGTCATGCCCTGGTTCCACCACTGCGCGCTCACCTTGATCAGCACGACGTCGTCCTTGCCGACGATCGCCCCGATGCCGCCGAGCTTGTCGACGACCGCGTCGATGTTGGCCGCGGGGCCCGCGCCGGCCGCCACGTACAGCGTGCGCCGGTCGCGCTGCGGATCGTGCGGCACCAACGGCGGGGTGGCGGCGAACGACGGCAGGCGCGTCCACGCCGACAGCCTGGCGCGCAGCTTCCGGCGCAGCGCGAACGCGACGCCGGCGAGCCCGACGGCGCCGGCGCCGCCGGCGAGCAGCGCGCGGCGCGAGATGCCGCCGCGCTCGCCCGCGCGCAGGAGGGAACGGTTGGACGGTGTCGAGGTTCGGGTGGTCATGGTAGGACTCGGCGCGAGATGGAGCACGAGGCAGACACGCCGCCGCCAAGCATAACGCGCCGCCGCGGCGCCGCCAGCCGGAGGTTCGCGCCGTGAGGCTGCCGGGCGCCGCGCCGGCGACCAAGCTCGCGCTGGCGACCGCCGAGGTCGTGCGCGCGCGACTGCAGGGCGCGCTGCGGCGGCCGCGGCCGCCGGTGCCGGACGCGGCCCGGCCCGAGGACATCCCGTCGGTGGCCATCGCGGGCGCCCACGACCGGGTGCTGGCCGAAATCGACCAGGACGGGTTCGCGTTCGCCGTCCACCCCGCCGACGAGCCGTACTTCAACCGCCGGGCCGACAGGCTGCGCAAGCGCCGGTACGAACTGCACGTGGTCCTGCACCGCGGCGCCGTGTGCGTGCGCAAGTCGTTCCGCCGCCAGGACGAACTCGCGAGCGTCGCGACCCGGGCGTGGGGCGCGCTCGGGCTGCTGTTTTTCACCGAGGCGGCGGCGCTGCTGCGCCTCGACGACGCCGGCTGCGCGCCGCGGCTGCGCGACGTACACGTCCCGTCGCAGACCCTGTACATGGACTACATCCACGGCGAGACGCTCCAGCGGCGGTTCGCCGCCCACACGCCGGGGCTCACCGACCTCGACGGCGCGAGCGACGCGATCGACGACCCGGACCGCGAACGCCGCGAGCACGCCGCGTTCGCCGCGCACGCCGACGAGGCGTTGCGCGACGCGATCGCCGGCCTGATGCGCGCGATGACCGACCGCGGAGTCGCGCCGATGGACATCAAGCTGGGCAACGCGATCGTCGGCGCCCGCACCGGCGCCGTGTACTGGATCGACTTCGAGCTCGCGGCGCTGCGCGGCGCCGCCGGCTACGCCCGCCACCTGGCCGAACACCGCCGCCGCGTCGCCACGTGGTTCGGCGTCCCCGCGTGATCGGCGGCACGCGCCGCGGCCTGGCGGCCCGCGCGCCCGCGTGGTACACGCGTGGTCGCCATGCGCATCTCCCTCCCGTTTGCCGCGACGGCGGCGCTCGCGGCGCTCGCGTGCGCGTCCCCCGACGGCGCGTCCGGCGGCGGCGATGCGGGCAGCTTCACGCCGCCGATGGCGGTCGCCTGCGAGCACACCGGGTCCGGAACGGTCTACGACGTCGGCGACGGCCAGCCCTACCCCGCGCTCGGCGACGTGCCCTGGTACGCGCTCGGCCCCGGCGACACGGTGCGCGTCCACTGGCGCGCGCAGCCGTATCGCGAAAAGGTGCTGCTGTCCAACAGCGGCGCGCCGGGCGACCCGATCCGGCTGTGCGGCGTACCGGGGCCGGGCGGCGAGCTGCCGGTGATCGACGGCAACGGCGCGGTGACCAGCCCGAACCAACACTGGCACCCGTACCTGCCGCTGCAAGACGCCGCCGTCGTGATGGTGACCGAGGACGACGACGACCGCTACGGCACGCGCACCGAGTACCTCGCGATCGAGGGGCTCGTGATCCGCGGCGCCTACCGCGACTACACCTACACCAACTCGCAAGGCGACGTGCGCAACTACGACAGCTTTGCCGCCGGGCTGTACATCACCCACGGCGCCCACATCGACGTGCGCGGCAACGTGTTCACCGACAACGGCCTCGGTCTGTTCACGCTGTCGAAGGACGAGACGGACGCCCACGTCACCGAGGACATCCTGATCGAGGGCAATTTGTTTTCCGGCAACGGCGTCGTGGGCGAGGAAGCCCGACACAACTGCTACACGCAAGCGCTCGGGGTGGTCGTGCAGTTCAACCGGTTCGAGCGCCTGCGCGACGGCGCCGGCGGCGGCAACTACAAGGACCGGTCGGCGGGCACCGTCTTCCGCTACAACTGGGTCGAGGGCGGTGCGCGCCAGGTCGACCTCGTCGACGCCCAGGAGCACGTCGACCACGCCCTGGCCGATCCGCGCTACCGCGAGACGTTCGTCTACGGCAACGTGATCCTCAACGACGAGGCGTCAGGAGACGGCGGCCACATCGTCCACTACGGCGGCGACACGCTCGGCTTCGAGCAGAACTTTCGCAAGGGCACGCTGTACTTCTTTCACAACACGGTCGTCACGTCCGCCGACGCGGACGACCGCTATCGCACCGCGGTCATCGAGGTGTCCACGAACGACGAGACGGTCGACGCGCGCAACAACGTGATCGTCCGCCACGGAACGACCCACCTCGCGCTCGTCGGCCGCGACGGGCAGCTGCACCTGGGCGTCAACTGGGTGAGCGACGGCTACTGGACGGCCTACGAGGACTTCCGCGGCTCGGTCGACGGCGAGGCCAACCTGATCGCCGGCGCCGACCCGGGGCTGGACGCCGACCTCCGGCCGGTGGCGGGGTCGCCGCTGATCGACGCCGCCGGCCCGCTGGCCGACGGCGCGCCGCCGGTGGACGCCGAATATGCGCCGCCCGCGACCGGCCAGCCGCGCAGCGTGCGCGGCGCGGCGATGGATCTCGGCGCGTTCGAGGGCGGCTGACGCCGCCGCGCCGCGCAGCGGGCCGACCGTCAGCGCGCGACGCGCTCGTACAGCGCCGCGTGCCCGCCGATCATCGCCTCGCGCGAGTAGCGCTCGGCGATGTGCGCGCGCGCCGCGCGAGCGCGCCGCCGGGCCTCGGCCGCGTCGCGCTCGACCTGCAGCAGGGCGGCGGCGATCGCGTCGGGGTCGTGCGCTTCGGCCCAGCCGTCGATGCGCGGGCCGAACAGCACCGGCGTACCGTCCATCGCGATCTCCTCGATCGACGGCAGTCGAGGCGCGACGACGGGCAGTTCCACCGCCATCGCCTCGAGCAGAGACAGCGGGTGACCCTCCTGCATCGACGTGCACGCGTAGCCGTCCGCGGCGCCGAGCAGCGCCGGCACGTCGCGGCGGGCGCCGAGAAACTGCACGCGATCGCCGATCCCGAGCCGTGCGGCGCGGGCCTCGAGTTCCGCCTGCAACGGCCCGTCGCCGGCCAGCGCGAACCGCGCGCGCGAATCGGCGGGCAGCCGCGCGATCGCGTCGAGCAGGAAGCGGTGGCCCTTCTGGCTGTGCAGCCGCGCCGCCGTGATCCAGCCGAAGTCGCCGTCGCCCCAACCGAGGGCAGCGCGCGCCGCCGCGCGATCGGCCGCCGCCGGCGGGCGAAACACGTCCATGCGGATGCCGTTGTAGATCACGCGCAGCTTGTCCGGCGGGATCCGCTCGCTGTCGCGCACGTGGTTGGCGACCGCCCGCGACACGCACACGACCGCGGGCACCGCGCGCCCGAGCGCCGTGTACAGCAGCTGATCGCGGCGCCGGTCGAACGTGTACGGCAGGTGCACCGTGTAGATCACGGGCACGCGCAGCGCCTTGCACACGGCGGCGACCTGCCAATCCTGCGGGCGGTTGTGCACGTGCACCACGCCGGGCCGATGGCGCCGCAGCCAGCTCGCCAGCGCGCGCGCCGACGCCGGATGCGTCGCGCCGCGAAACGGCACGTGGTCGACGGGCACGCCGCGCGCGCGCGCCTCGTCGGCGATCGAGCGCTCGAACGCCCCGTCCGGATCGGCGGGCCCGGCGATGAGCAGCCGGGCGTCCCAGCCGCGGTCGGCCAGCCCGGCCGCCACCTCGAGCGCGACGCGCTCGGCGCCGCCGACGGCGAGCGATCCGACCACCTCGACGACTGTCGGGTGACGCGACGTCACTGGCTGTCTCCGAACGCGCCCAGGTCCGCCCCGCGGCCGAGCGACGCGCGCGGCCCGATCTGGCGGTGCGGGACGTACTGCCGCGGCGGTCGCGCCCGCGCGCCGGCGGCGTCGGCCAGCGGACCGCCGGCTCCGCGCGCCTTGGACGCCGGCGCCAGGCGAAAGTCGTCGCCGGCCGCGTCGACGAAGCCGGGCGCGTCGCCGCGAAGGAGTCGGTCTTCGCCGCGGATCGTCCCGGCCACGCGCTGGTCGGCATACTGCCAGGTCCCGTAGCGCGACGAGATCCAGTTGGTCCCGAGCGTGAGCTGGCCGGCCTTCTTCATCAGATACAAGTGGGTCGTGCCGCCGTTCCAGATGATGTTGTTGCGGGCGTCGACCGTTTCGTCGTCGGTCTCGACCCGAAACAGCGCCGTGTTCCACCGCTGCTTGTCGCTCGCGCGGATGACGACCGTGTTGTGAAAGAAGTACAGCGTGCCCTTGCGGTAGGTCTTGGTCACGCCGTTGTCGCCGCCGTAGTGGACGATCGACGAGCCATCGCGCGGCCCGGAGATCATCACGTTGCCGTACACGAACGTCTCGCGGTAGCGAGGATCGGCGACCAGGACCGGCGCCGCCTCCTCCGGCTCGACCAGGTCGAGCAGGTGCGCGCCGCCTTCGATCCAGTTGTAGCGGACGATCGTCCCGGCCGAGCGGTCCTTGATCTGGTTGCCGCGCGCGCCGGCCCGCTGCGGGCCGAACCGGTTGCCCTGAAACACGATCCCGGCGGCCTCGGTGTACACGTTGTGGCGCCGGTCCGTGCCCGCCGTGCCGTTGCCGTAGATCCAGTTGCCCTCGACGAGGATCTCGCGGGACACGACCTCCTCGGAGTTGCCGGACGCGACGAACAGGCCGTAGGCCGAGTCGTGCAGCACGCAGTTGCGCACCGCGATGTGCTCGCCGCGCTCGATGAAGATCGACGCCGCATTGGTCGAATACGCGCGGCGCTTGCCGCCGGCGTCGGTGAAGCCGAGCGGATGGTCGTCGTCGTCGCCGCGGTATGCCGACCGCAGTTCGAGGTTCTCGATCGCGATCCAGCTCGGCTTGTCGCCCCAACGGTACGGCTTGCGCACGGTCACGACGACCAGGCCGCGGTCCTGCGTGCCGGCGTACGGATAGATCGATTCGCGGCGCGTCGTCGCGTTGTCGCCCGACACGACCGGCAGCTGCCCCCGCGGGCCGGGGACGCCGCACAGCCGGATCGGCTTGTCGCGCGTGCCGGATGCCGACAGCAAGATCTTTTCGCGGTACGGCTCAGCGCGCCAGTGGACGCGCACGGTGTCGCCGGGGCGCAGGCGCTCGAACGGCACGTCGCCGAGCGCGCGGTAGGGTTTGCCGTCGCCAACGTCGTAGGTCTTGCCCGGTCCGGGCGCGCACGCCGCGGGAGGCGGTGCAGTGGCGCCCGGCGCGGCGCCGCTGCCGCCGGGCGCAGGCGGACCCGCGGCGCCGCCGGCCGAAGCCGAACCCGCGCCACTGCCCGCGGCCGGCGCACGGCCGCTCGGGGCCGGCGCGCCGCCGCCTGCGGCCGGCGCACGGCCGGGTTCGTTCGGCGCCGGCTGGGCGCACGCGGTGGCGAGCAGGAGGACGGCGACGGTGGTGCGCACGGAGCGGATTATGTAGCATGCCCGGCCATGTGTGGGATCGCGGGACTGTACGCGTATCGGACGGGACGTCCCGCGCCCGGGCCGATCCTGCGCCGAATGGCCGCGCGCATGCGCCACCGCGGCCCCGACGGCGAGGGCGTCGTCGTCGACGGCGCCGTCGGGCTCGCCCACCGGCGGCTCGCCATCATCGATCTCGACACCGGCGCCCAGCCGATGTCCACCGCCGACGGCGCCCTCACCGTCGCGTTCAACGGGGAGATCTACAACTACGTCGAGCTCGGCGACGAGTTGCGCGCCCTCGGTCACGAACGCCGAACCCGGAGCGACACGGAAGTCATCCTGCTGGCGTATCGCCAATGGGGGCTGTCGTTTGCCGACCGGCTCAACGGGATGTTCGCGATCGCGCTGTGGGACGCGCCGCGCCGCCGCCTCGTGCTGTGCCGCGACCGGATGGGCATCAAGCCGCTGTACTACGCCGACACCCCCGACGGCATCGCGTTCGCGTCGGAGGTCAAGGCGCTGCGCGCGGTCCCCGGCGTCGACACCCGGGTCGACCTCGAAGCGATCGACGAGTACATGGCGCTCGGCTACGTCGTCCATCCGCGGTGCATGGTGCGCGGGGTGCGCAAGCTCGATCCCGGCACGATCATGACCGTCGACGCCGATGGCACGACGCGCCACACGACCTACTGGTCGTTGCGCTTCGAACCGGATCCGCGCCCGAGCGTCGACGACTGGTGCGCTCAGCTGCGCGCGACGTTCGACGATGCCGTGCGCATCCGCCTGCGGTCCGACGTGCCGGTCGGCGTGCTGCTGTCCGGCGGGGTCGACTCGACGGCCATCGCCGCGACGATCGCGCGCCACGGCGCCGCGGCCGGCATGGACAGCTTCTCCATCGGCGTCGACGTACCCGGCGCGGTGCTCGAACTCGACCGCGCCAAAAAGACCGCCGAGCGCCTCGGCACGCGTCATCACGCCATCCGCCTGTCGGCCGACAGCCACGGCGCCGCGCTGATGGAGGCCGGCGAGCTGCTCGACGAACCCCTCGGCGAGTCGATGGTCGGCCAGCTGCTCGCGCTGTGCCGCCGCGTGCGCGAACACGTCACCGTCGTCCTGTCCGGCGAAGGCGCCGACGAGACCTGGTTCGGCTACACGGCGTACCGAACGATGTACGCGATCGAACTGGCTCAGCGGCTGATGCCCGACGCGGCGCTGCGCCGGCTGCCCGGCGCCCTCGGCCGCCTCGCGAACCTGCCGATGCCGGCCAAGGCGGCCAAGTACCTGCGCCTGCTCGGCGAACCGCTCGAGCGCCGCTACCTCGGCCTCAACTACTACGACACCGCGGTCAAGGACTCGTTGTACAGCGATGCGATGCGCGACGCGCTGCGCGGGATCGACGCGCGCGACGCGCTGCGCCGGCTGTACGACGGAGCCGGCGGCCCCGAGATCCTGTCGCAGATGGCGGCGGTCGACTGCCGCGCCTGGCTGGTGGACAACACGTTGCTGCGCAGCGACCTGATGAGCATGGCCGCGTCCGTCGAGCTGCGCGTGCCGTTTTTGGACCATCGCCTCGTCGAACTCGCCGCCCGGGTGCCGGCGCGCTACAAGGTCCGCCCGCACACGCAAAAGTGGATCCTCAAGCGGGCGCTCGCCGACCGCATCCCGCGCGAGGTGCGCGCGCGGCGCAAGCTCGGCTTTCCGACGCCGCTGGCGGAACTGTTCCGCGGGCCGTGGGGCCGCGCGGCGGCCGACGTCCTCCTCACGCCGTCGCCGGTGACCGCGCCGCTGTTCGATCGCGCGCGCGTCGAACGGTTGGTCGCCGAGCACCGGACCGGCGCGAACGACTGGAGCCGCCAGCTGTTTCAATTGCTGATGCTCGAATACTGGGCGCGCGCGGCCGAACGCCTCGACGGCGCGCCGAACACGGACCACCGCGACCATGCGCATCCTGTTTCTGTCCGCGCTGTATAGCTCGGCCGCGCGGCCCCAGGCCGGCGTCGGCAACGGCCGGATCGTGCGCGCGATGCGGCCGCACGCCGCGTTGCGCCTCGTCGTTCCCGTGCCGTGGTACCCGGAGATCGCCGCCCGCCGGTCGCCGCGACTGCGCGCCGAGCGCGCCGTGCCCCGCGAGGAGATCGACGACGACGGCTCCGCGATCCTCCATCCCCGCATCGCGCACATCCCGCGCGTCGGCCGGTCGCTGTACCCGGCGCTGTACGCCGCGTCGCTGGCGCGCACGCTGCGGCGCGAGGTGGACCGGTTTCGGCCCGACGCGATTCTGACCGCCTGGGCCTATCCGGACGGCGTCGCGGCGGTCGCCCTCGGCAGACACCTCGGCCTGCCCGTCGTGATGCGCGTGATGGGCTCGGACATCAACGACTACGCCCAGCAGGCGCTGCGGCGCCCCCAGATCGCGTGGGGCGTGCGCCATGCCGCGCGCATCATCGCGGTGTCGCGCGCTCTCGCGGACGAGTGCGGCACGCTCGGCGCGGCGAGCGACCGCATCGACTACGTGCCGACCGGCGTCGACCGCGCGGTGTTTCACCCGGTGGACCGCGACGACGCGCGGCGACAGCTCGGCCTGCCGCCGGTCGGCGACGCGCGCGTCGTCGTCGTCCCCGGCCGACTGTCGCCGGAAAAGGGCGTGCTGGTGTTCCTCGACGCGTGGCGCCAGTGCGATCCGTCGTGGCGCGCCGTGCTCGTCGGGGACGGACCGCAGCGCGCCGACATCGAACGGCGGATCGCCGAACTCGGCCTCGGCGACCGCGTGCAGCTCGCCGGCTTCCAGCCGGAGTCGCGCATGAAGCTGTACTACGCCGCAGCGGACGCGGCCTGCTTGCCGAGCTTCGAGGAGGGGTGGCCCGAC
The sequence above is drawn from the Deltaproteobacteria bacterium genome and encodes:
- a CDS encoding DUF362 domain-containing protein translates to MTTRTSTPSNRSLLRAGERGGISRRALLAGGAGAVGLAGVAFALRRKLRARLSAWTRLPSFAATPPLVPHDPQRDRRTLYVAAGAGPAANIDAVVDKLGGIGAIVGKDDVVLIKVSAQWWNQGMTNVAAVRRMIEHVLERPDFAGEIVVFENTHFRLPDGSGLSRAWTRPSERNVDVPGMTRLGDLIDYFRGKPVGFVGLVDAGLSALSGDHWHDPDHAHGVYGGDGRGPIAPGEIRDGYVWDFDAAFRVKRSWVDWAQTPLTYPVFTSPVSGLIVDFRRGALRRTDGGVESAGRKLTWINMTTANEHEATGFTGACKSTMGVVDMSAGRLGTDPRVQDYLSVHHFGSPNAKWRMAGPLAQFAREVRAPDLIVTVAEWVAATPPGPRGAAWDGEREDIRLAADSAFRTRTVVAGTDPVAIDTWCVRNLLMPIAGARKAIYDLDDDQSRVVKFLRYYRQVYGSGTLDPALIDVV
- a CDS encoding glycosyltransferase, whose protein sequence is MEHGAVSGRDRRRNGRRPQQHHLERRHDPLVSDEEGRPAHARDQLDLVALRDLAVCRPARGRDDPRRRPTPSRRRARLRRRGRRRLSPGAGVQGARSRRSAGRRRRRAGATAAAVRPAPPDRAARVARPRGGPGRVRRQPVTSRHPTVVEVVGSLAVGGAERVALEVAAGLADRGWDARLLIAGPADPDGAFERSIADEARARGVPVDHVPFRGATHPASARALASWLRRHRPGVVHVHNRPQDWQVAAVCKALRVPVIYTVHLPYTFDRRRDQLLYTALGRAVPAVVCVSRAVANHVRDSERIPPDKLRVIYNGIRMDVFRPPAAADRAAARAALGWGDGDFGWITAARLHSQKGHRFLLDAIARLPADSRARFALAGDGPLQAELEARAARLGIGDRVQFLGARRDVPALLGAADGYACTSMQEGHPLSLLEAMAVELPVVAPRLPSIEEIAMDGTPVLFGPRIDGWAEAHDPDAIAAALLQVERDAAEARRRARAARAHIAERYSREAMIGGHAALYERVAR
- the asnB gene encoding asparagine synthase (glutamine-hydrolyzing), coding for MCGIAGLYAYRTGRPAPGPILRRMAARMRHRGPDGEGVVVDGAVGLAHRRLAIIDLDTGAQPMSTADGALTVAFNGEIYNYVELGDELRALGHERRTRSDTEVILLAYRQWGLSFADRLNGMFAIALWDAPRRRLVLCRDRMGIKPLYYADTPDGIAFASEVKALRAVPGVDTRVDLEAIDEYMALGYVVHPRCMVRGVRKLDPGTIMTVDADGTTRHTTYWSLRFEPDPRPSVDDWCAQLRATFDDAVRIRLRSDVPVGVLLSGGVDSTAIAATIARHGAAAGMDSFSIGVDVPGAVLELDRAKKTAERLGTRHHAIRLSADSHGAALMEAGELLDEPLGESMVGQLLALCRRVREHVTVVLSGEGADETWFGYTAYRTMYAIELAQRLMPDAALRRLPGALGRLANLPMPAKAAKYLRLLGEPLERRYLGLNYYDTAVKDSLYSDAMRDALRGIDARDALRRLYDGAGGPEILSQMAAVDCRAWLVDNTLLRSDLMSMAASVELRVPFLDHRLVELAARVPARYKVRPHTQKWILKRALADRIPREVRARRKLGFPTPLAELFRGPWGRAAADVLLTPSPVTAPLFDRARVERLVAEHRTGANDWSRQLFQLLMLEYWARAAERLDGAPNTDHRDHAHPVSVRAV
- a CDS encoding glycosyltransferase family 4 protein; the protein is MRILFLSALYSSAARPQAGVGNGRIVRAMRPHAALRLVVPVPWYPEIAARRSPRLRAERAVPREEIDDDGSAILHPRIAHIPRVGRSLYPALYAASLARTLRREVDRFRPDAILTAWAYPDGVAAVALGRHLGLPVVMRVMGSDINDYAQQALRRPQIAWGVRHAARIIAVSRALADECGTLGAASDRIDYVPTGVDRAVFHPVDRDDARRQLGLPPVGDARVVVVPGRLSPEKGVLVFLDAWRQCDPSWRAVLVGDGPQRADIERRIAELGLGDRVQLAGFQPESRMKLYYAAADAACLPSFEEGWPDVLVESFACGCPWVASDVGGVADVLALTGAGYLVPPRDPGALAARLRDALARTWDRAAIARAMDPYTLDETAQRYVESCARAARDRAR
- a CDS encoding right-handed parallel beta-helix repeat-containing protein is translated as MVAMRISLPFAATAALAALACASPDGASGGGDAGSFTPPMAVACEHTGSGTVYDVGDGQPYPALGDVPWYALGPGDTVRVHWRAQPYREKVLLSNSGAPGDPIRLCGVPGPGGELPVIDGNGAVTSPNQHWHPYLPLQDAAVVMVTEDDDDRYGTRTEYLAIEGLVIRGAYRDYTYTNSQGDVRNYDSFAAGLYITHGAHIDVRGNVFTDNGLGLFTLSKDETDAHVTEDILIEGNLFSGNGVVGEEARHNCYTQALGVVVQFNRFERLRDGAGGGNYKDRSAGTVFRYNWVEGGARQVDLVDAQEHVDHALADPRYRETFVYGNVILNDEASGDGGHIVHYGGDTLGFEQNFRKGTLYFFHNTVVTSADADDRYRTAVIEVSTNDETVDARNNVIVRHGTTHLALVGRDGQLHLGVNWVSDGYWTAYEDFRGSVDGEANLIAGADPGLDADLRPVAGSPLIDAAGPLADGAPPVDAEYAPPATGQPRSVRGAAMDLGAFEGG
- a CDS encoding glycosyltransferase translates to MARPVISVVTLTWNSARFVDPLLDTLLADARASDVPIEVIAVDNGSTDDTVERLARHRDRHPEVQLVPLSRNHGTTVSRNIGIRMARGDYVLVLDSDTEIPPGTLRGLVDAPARIPDPDRVGIICPRLVYPDGGFQESARRFPTVLTKVYRLLDIERLRARNESIDAVLAGETTPVDYAISACWLVPRTTFDRVGLLDETIFYSPEDVEFCARCWRAGLAVWYYPAVQVVHNCQRITNKRPLSRMGLSHAKGLVRYWWRYRAFWSPPRGIHREPDRG